aaagctaattgttttacccacatgctgacgagatacaggcttgggatcaagtctccccagggatcaagtctccccactctcccctacatatgGAAATTCATaataaaactattttgtttttaatgtcTGTTCCGGCCTGAATGTCAAGTCAGGTCGTTAGATCATTCCAGGTGTGAATGATTTGTTACGAAGGGGGAGGGAGCAGGGTTACCAggacaaaattagaaaaaattaaccctctactgcccaatttttttcgattttatttttatttttcccgtgttcaggaggtcattttgagctacttttgttctacgaaaaactttacttttcttgttttatgtttttcttgtttcatttttagtattttaatttgcatttatcttgttcagtttatgtttgtttttggtagtatttggcctattctgccACCTCCtattattacattttgcctatctagttttttcatgtttttggagttacttttcatttttttcttgtttttcacattttctgctataaaatggcaccattatcattcgaattgtaaaaaaaaatgcttagatgTGTGTGGCGTGAAACACCCTGTTGCGGTGAATGCGAACGCACTCCATTGGATGTAGTCGAATAAGCCCCTCGTACGCTGGGCTCGACGCAGCCAAGCGCTGACAGCGCATGGACGCAGCCACGCGAACGGTTCGGTGACAGCTGGCAAAGCAGGTCCAGCTCTCGTCCTCTTTCCTCGACTGACGCTCGGCCAGATCGGATGTCAGTCCGCACTAGTCATCCTCGGCAGACGATTTCCCGGACGGAATCTGGTCTCACACATTGGCGACCGTGACGGAGTTgcatttttatttgcaatttaaaagaaTCTGCGGGAAATCGTCTGCCAAGGAAAGTGGAAAAGTAGGGAAGTGTGTGAGGAAAGTCGTCGGAAGAAGGTTTTGGCAAGTTTGTTTTCATCGTAAGTAGAGTGTGGCAAGTGGACAAGAATCGGTGAAATAAAGATGTGTGGTTGTGTGCGGAAGTTTGCTCAATGGTTAGAGCAAGTTTTTGGTGGAATTGAATTTGACAGAAAGTCAAATCATTTTCgaaaatcgcgttgggcacggtgggccgatgggcctgccgtggtaaatagcctggaaggccgcgattgttccaagaaaaaaagaatcgcgttgggcacggaggtcagatgggcctaccgtggtaagtagcctggaaggccgcgatcagTGGAACAggttatcgcgttgggcacggtaggtctgattgacccgccgtggtaaatagcctggaaggccgcgattgttccaagaaaaaaagaatcgcgttatgcacggaggtcagatgagcctaccgtggtaagtagcctggaaggccgcgattagtggaacagattatcgcgttgggcacggtaggtctgattgacccgccgtggtaaatagcctggaaggccgcgattgttccaagaaaaaaagaatcgcgttgggcacggaggtcagatgggcctgccgtggtaagtagcctggaaggccgcgattagtggaatattttatcgcgttgggcacggtgggtcagattgacccgccgtggtaaatagcctggaaggccgcgattgttccaagaaaaaaagaatcgcgttgggcacggaggtcagatgggcctgccgtggtaagtagcctggaaggccgcgattagtggaatattttatcgcgttgggcacgctGGGTCAGATGAGCccaccgtggtaaatagcctgaaaggccgcgattgttctaaGATAAGATTGAGTTGCGTGGACACGGTAGGCCGGTTTGACGTGGTAATCTGAAACGCCGCTATTGTTGTTACTATATTAGCTATAAACTATAAAGCTGTGATAGGATGTTATTGATACGCTAAGCAGTGAACTTTTAAGCGTAAACTTGGGCTAGAAGGTAGCGAAGAATTGCGTTTCGGGGAAATGTGTTAGAATTATGAGAACAAGCCTAGTTGTATAAAGAAGGAACCAAAAACAGCGAGAGGGAAATAGAAAGGAAGATAGAGAGAAATGTAGAGAGAGAGAAATGTAGAAATAGAGATAGACAAAGgtagagagagatagagaaaggtagagagagagaatggaagatagagagagagagagagagagagagagagagagagagagagagagagctagATAGAGAAATGTagatagagagagagcgagagagagagagaaaggtagATTGGCAGCAGTATTTGGGTGTCTGATTATGTATGTTTACATTTCCgtagcagtattttttttttaccttttcagAGATTGATGATGTTTATCTGATGCTAATTTAATCTTGTATAACTGAGAGTTTGAGAGAAATATTGGATAGGTTTGAATATCGCGACATATTTCATGAACTACCACTACATTATTGGGCTTGCTCTAAAATTGGCCGAAAAGCTTTAATGCCGAGATGGGAAAGCAGTTGACCGAGTCATGGACTAGTAGCTAAAGAGCGAGCCGATTGTGGACCAAAAGAAGTATGTGGCTTAACACAtgtaagattttgtttttttttatggagaagagGAGAGATGTGTGGCGTGATACACCCTGTTGCGGTGAATGCGAACGCACTCCATTGGATGTAGTCGAATAAGCCCCTCGTACGCTGGGCTCGACGCAGCCAAGCGCTGACAGCGCATGGACGCAGCCACGCGAACGGTTCGGTGACAGCTGGCAAAGCAGGTCCAGCTCTCGTCCTCTTTCCTCGACTGACGCTCGGCCAGATCGGATGTCAGTCCGCACTAGTCATCCTCGGCAGACGATTTCCCGGACGGAATCTGGTCTCACACAAgatgcatagtctgggacactagaaaaattcctGCATGCTTCCTTTTACTTgaaatataagaaatgttagtaaaaaacacggccaaattattcgctctacagcattgccttggcgttctcgattgcgagattcctactcgaaactaagtgtccgaaggcttgattgttgacgcaattgcaaacctctttttacaccttagtttccatccaccccgggattcgatctgacgacctttggattgttagtccaactgtctaccagcgactccaccgagacaggacccagggagacgacttctacacctggactgagctaacgacctaaccttttaaggttagtccggggccaacatttacttcccgtccgacggaaggcgtgatcagacaaatctcgtctcgaaaaatgccaccgggaccgtctgggatcgaacacaggccgactgggtgagaggcaatcacgcttacccctacaccacaagTCCCGACGAATTGCTGTTCTATCAAAGTTAATTAACATGTTACAGGTAGAGTATCTGCTACACACTAAACGatagaaaaataaaaccaaatgcAATAAAATGCCATAAAACTTGCAGCACTTCATTAAAATGTAATTACCATTATTTCCAAATGACACGCTACGTTCCTATCATAAACCATTAGACAAGTAATTCCACTAACATCTCTGTTAGCATATTAATCACACCCGCCTTCAGCAGGTAGTAGTAAGCACCTTCTCCGCCGAACGCAATCGAATTCGCACAACTCCATTCATATCTTTCCTTTCCCGTCACAGCCCAGCTGGTTTACGCGTTGCCACATAAATATCTCCCATACGCCATCCACGCCCAGCGATTTAATTACTTGTATCATGTCACTTCCATCACGCGGAGTGTGTGCTACCGCGCCGGTAACAAGTTTGCACTAAAAGCTCACCGCCGGCCACCTTCTTCTCTGGGTGGTAAAACCGGTGCCCCCCGCGGACAAACCTGTCAACCCCTCTTTGGATAACTATCTCTTCGCGCCACCGACCAGTCATCAGTCATCATAATCAGAAGAAGAAAACAAGTCGAGAGAAACGCATTTCGTAACAAATCTCTTACGTTTATtcgagtgtgtgtttgtgtgtttcgtTTCCGCCTACCGTTTACAGAATATGGGTTACATCGTTCAATAATTTACCTAAATTTCCCTAACAGAGTGCGCTGGTTGCGCCACAGGCGCCTTAAACTAGTCTATTCACAGGTGCCACGAAGTGGGCGATGTTCGAGGTTGGCGTTAACGCTAACGCTTACCCCCCGAAAACGTCCCGCTCCGCGTTAGTAAAAGTACTGCTTCCACGAGTCCTGCTTGCGGTTCGCGGCACCGTTCCAGTAGTGGTGACCTCCGTGGTGACCGTGGTCGTGTCCGCCGTGGTGGTAGTTGCCGTGCCCGTTACCGTGCGTCTGGTACTCGACGCCGTGGTACTTGTTGAAGTGGTACGCCTTGGCGGTTGTGGGGAATTGCTGGGTCGTGTAAAGCGGGGAAGCTGGCGATTCGTAAGCGGGGGAGGCGTACTTGGTGACGGGGGCGGTTGTCGGGGCGTACGAGGTCGGGGTATAGCTGATGGGTTGGGTGTAGCCGGTCGGGACCAGCGTGGTTCCGGGGAAGGTGGCCAGGTCGTTTTCGCCGAACTTGGGTTGGACGGCGCCGGCGCGTGGGAAGCTGGGCTGGACGTCGCAGACGGTTCCGGAGACCAGGGTGCTGAGCGGAGCGCTGAAGATTCGGAAGTTGACGTCGCTGTAGTCCAGTTCGGCGATCAGGAACACCGGCATGCGGTCCGAGATGACCCAGACGTTGTCCTCCTCGTCGATCTTGACGTCAGCGGGGAAGACAAGCTCAACATCGTCCCGATCGACGATTCCGTGGTACTCGGGGCTGTACGGCAGCGACGAGTGCCAACATCCGACGGCGTTCTGGTCGATCAGGTTGAACAGCTGCAGGCCGGACTCGCTCATGACTCGCGACGTCGTATGGGCGTTAGGTCCACGCTCCTTCAGGTACTGGAACTGGTGGAAGCTCTCCTCGACTCCGGCTTCATCGCGCAGCACCTTGGTCGACACCATAAACTCGCGGTGACTGGCCAGCGGCGAGAAGTACATCGTCCGGAACCCATCAGCTTGAATCGGCGACAGCGACATTCCAAAGATACCCTCCTCACCCCACTGGAAGTTCAGCCCGGCCACGTTGAAGTCTCCGCGCAGCGGATCCGGGAAGAAGAAGCTGTGCGCAAACCGCCACGACTTGTTCTGCTCAAACGAGTACGCAATCAACCCGTAGCCCAGCTCGTCGCTCATGTACGCAAAAGTGTCCTCGCAGCTACGGCCCATGTCAATGGCAATGTTGGCAATGAAAGTGTTCGGGTTGGTGTCCTCCGGACGGAGCTCGTAACGGCGCAGCTTCCGGTTCGTCTTCAGGTCAAAGATGATCAGCGCGTACGGGCACAGCTGCTGGGTGGTGTTGCCGATGCCGACGGTACCGGTGTCCAGCACCCACAGGCGGTCGCACTTGTCAGCCTTGATGCGGTACACGGTGGAGAGGCCGTTGGCGCAGTCGCCGGCCACGTTGCTGGCCCAGTCCGGGTAGGGGATCAGGGGCGGGGATCCCGAGGGGGTCGCGTTCATGTCGATGTAATTGAGCGTTGAGGGGATGCCTGgaaggagagagagagaagaagttgaagttattACTCTGTCAAGAttgcgttgaaaatttgatgaaataaattatttctaGAGCCCTCCTTGCTTAAACTAAACCCACTTCAACGAATTATCTTTGcagtaaactttacgcagtacgcctggccgctttaacattTCCGACGTTTCAGTGCATTCTAATGGCAAGAAGAAGGGCGTAACCTACAAAGCCTTAAAAAGATTTGTCAACAATTGGTGAGTGCCTCGAAATACTTGTCAAAATTGAGTGCCCCGATTGCAGAGACATCTAGGTCGTAAAGATCCTGCGTCATTACACTCATTTGAAATAAGACAATTTGATTGGTTGAGAGCCAACCAATAGAAATACACGATCCTTATTTAGGGTTAATTCTCATCGTTATATGTCACTATCTCGATCAATCAGGTAATGTTAACACGTTCCCAACCAAGCAGGGATCAGGATTTGTACGGCCTAGATGACTCTGCAATCGGGGTACTCAATTTTGACAAGTATTTCGAGGCACTCACCAATCGTTGACAGATCTCATTAAGGATTTCTACCTGTTTGGTTGAGATAGtgaccaaggttgttaacgataaaatgaTCGAGACTCGatagtaagtaaatctttcccagttcctgaggggaacacccgtgaagagtatcggggccggcatttacaaagcggattcagtggcagtttttcactcaactaatgttaacatgtttaggttaatgttaacattccataggtcgcctccctaaggtgtcgtgataaggtccagtttatgacgatacactaccttccctttactaagcaatcgaatccagaagggaaaagatcaccagttgtgttggtccgagccgggatttgaaccccgatctaccgcttacgaggcggaagcgacTCGATAACGATGACGATATttcttttttgagtttttgtttttaatactaaaattttccgaaaaaaccgtaatttccataatttgcataatgggtgtcaaacgaagcaaaattttgtatgctttttcactttatagagttttttttttgttaaaaactaaaatttccacTAAAtgtcgtatttttttgaaaatacaaaaaaaatcaaaatttgaaatatgaaataaaGGAAGCGAAATTgggttttcattttcatattaaaagagtttttttttgataatactgaaattttcaataaatactgtaaaaatacagtatttattgaaaagttctaaattttttgttatttgcgatatgggtatcaaacgaagcgaaatttggtatgctttttcactttatcagagtgtttttgtaaaaaaaactattttttttgacaaaatatcgtattttttcgataattaaccaattttctaaattttaaaaatgggtaacaaaggaagcgaaatttggattttcacaaaatactgcattttttcgaaaatactcaaattttcaaaattttaaatatgagtGAAATTgggttttctttttcattttaaaatagttttttggaaaatactaaaaatatcacaaaataccgtattttttagaaagttctcaaattttcataattgacaatatgggtatcaaacgaagcaaaatatttcatgctttttcactttattagagcttttttttgttaaaaactgaaattttcacaaaataccgtatttattcgaaaatactcaaattttccatatatggaatatgggtatcaaaggaagcgaaatttggttttctttttcatattaaaagagttttttggaaaatactacaattttcacaaaataccgtattttatagaaagctgtcaaattttcttaatttgcaatatgggtatcaaacgaaacgaaattttgtatgctttttcactgtaTTTGAgcttttgtttgtaaaatcgatgcctctgtgctctcttgttcttaGACTGCTGCAAAATTTTGGTTCGTTTGATAGCcatatttcagtattttcaaaaaaataaggttatttgtaaaaaaatagtattttcgaaaaaaaaactctgataaaTAATGGGATTGAAGCAAGTCCAACTTGTCCTAACGAGATCTCAGCGCTCAAAaagatcaattaaaaataagttcTTGAAAAACGAGGTTGGGAAAAATTAACAAACCTGAGAAAATTTAAAGTGAGGTTaagtgaaaatataaatttgcccgtgggagtcgctcaacctgcattcctgtcacacatgaggtctgcacagctgattccacgtagatttttcccgccagtaatgacaggaaacgttgacaaacggaatatgtgccaaaatcataagtggtttttaacatatgaagggaaatcatcgtgaactggaactgccggtcgttagcccgggtaaagtggaaacgttgagatgattgttgtcctctgctctcatctcgcaaaaatccatacagagaaccacgtctcattcaaccggctccgtggcttaatggttacggcttctgtctcccaagcagaaggttcagggatcaaatcccggtcggtacctttgaaatttgtaatcaggaatttgaatatgaataaaaactaaaatgaatcaggtgggattcgaactcacacctttggtggtggtggtggtctgggacgctaagcagtcggccatcagaaggtttacactctagcagtgaattgatccgtagtgttgaaacatgttatctcttcttctcatattattaaatacgcgctgatccctgatttgcctgaggggattagaagtctaaatatagatcgagtttccttcagatgcttgcttctatgtttaggcggggccaaacaatgcccagcgacctcggaattggaccgcaaggagctctgtcattctgaaatgggtcgttggaagcagcgcgagggctatcaccacctaatacccgggactgagataagctgtatcagcattcggcatgtacacagtctgatacaaattatactttcccataatttcgctaccggttagcgggtattggattggaccacacacacacacacacaggttaagtgaaaatataaatttcatta
This is a stretch of genomic DNA from Culex pipiens pallens isolate TS chromosome 1, TS_CPP_V2, whole genome shotgun sequence. It encodes these proteins:
- the LOC120423062 gene encoding protein yellow, giving the protein MRQFVTVLALAGLCAMAGAVSKLQERYNWKQLDFVFPNQRLKQQALASGDYVPTNGLPVGIERWENKLFVSVPRWKDGIPSTLNYIDMNATPSGSPPLIPYPDWASNVAGDCANGLSTVYRIKADKCDRLWVLDTGTVGIGNTTQQLCPYALIIFDLKTNRKLRRYELRPEDTNPNTFIANIAIDMGRSCEDTFAYMSDELGYGLIAYSFEQNKSWRFAHSFFFPDPLRGDFNVAGLNFQWGEEGIFGMSLSPIQADGFRTMYFSPLASHREFMVSTKVLRDEAGVEESFHQFQYLKERGPNAHTTSRVMSESGLQLFNLIDQNAVGCWHSSLPYSPEYHGIVDRDDVELVFPADVKIDEEDNVWVISDRMPVFLIAELDYSDVNFRIFSAPLSTLVSGTVCDVQPSFPRAGAVQPKFGENDLATFPGTTLVPTGYTQPISYTPTSYAPTTAPVTKYASPAYESPASPLYTTQQFPTTAKAYHFNKYHGVEYQTHGNGHGNYHHGGHDHGHHGGHHYWNGAANRKQDSWKQYFY